The segment GCGGTTCTGCTGGGCGATGGCCTGGGCGCGCAGGTGCTTCTTCACGGTCAGCGGGTAGTAGGAGCCGCCTTTCACCGTGGCGTCGTTGGCCACGATCATGCATTCCACGCCTTCCACGCGGCCGATGCCAGCCACGACGCCTGCGGCGGGCACGTCTTCGCCATACACCTCATGGGCGGCGAGTTGGCCGATTTCGAGGAAGGGCGAGCCGGCGTCCAGCAGGCGGTTGATGCGCTCGCGGGGCAGCAGCTTGCCGCGCGAGGTGTGGCGTTCCTGGGCCTTGGCGCCGCCGCCTTCATGGATGCGGCCGAGCAGCGCGTGCAGGGCGCCGACCTGTTCGAGCATCGCCTCGCTGTTGCGGGCGAACTCCGGGGAACGGGTGTTGATCTGGGTGTGCAGGATGGCCATTTGGCGCGCTCCGTCGAGTGTCTGTACCGACGCTTTCCTGTAGGAGCCAGCTTGCTGGCGAAGGCTTGTTCGCGAGCAAGCTCGCTCCTACACAGGCGGTGTGGCGATCAGCGGGTTTCGTTGTACAGCTCGCGGCCGATCAGCATGCGGCGGATTTCGCTGGTGCCGGCGCCGATCTCGTAGAGCTTGGCGTCGCGCAGCAGGCGGCCGGCCGGGTACTCGTTGGTGTAGCCGTTGCCACCCAGCAGCTGGATGGTGTCCAGGGCCATCCTGGTGGCCATTTCTGCGGTGTAGAGGATCACCGCGGCAGCATCCTTGCGCGATTCCTCGCCGCGGTCGCAGGCCTTGGCCACGTTGTACAGGTAGGACTTGGAGGCGTTCATGCCGGCGTACATGTCGGCCAGCTTGCCTTGCACCAGCTGGAACTCGCCGATGGACTGCTTGAACTGCTGGCGCTCGTGCACGTAGGGCAGCACTACGTCCATGCACGCGCTCATGATCCCGGTCGGGCCGCCCGAGAGCACGGTGCGCTCGTAATCCAGGCCGCTCATCAGCACGGCCACGCCACGGCCTTCCGCACCGAGGATGTTCTCTTCCGGCACTTCGACGTCTTCGAACACCAGCTCGCAAGTGTTGGAACCGCGCATACCCAGCTTGTCCAGCTTCTGGTGGCGGGAGAAGCCCTTGTAGTCGCGCTCGACGATGAAGGCAGTCATACCGCGCGAGCCGGCGTTGACGTCAGTCTTGGCGTAGATCACGTAGGTGTTGGCGTCCGGGCCATTGGTGATCCACATCTTGTTGCCGTTGAGTACGTAGCGGTCGCCTTTCTTTTCGGCGCGCAGCTTCATCGACACCACGTCCGAGCCGGCATTGGGCTCGCTCATGGCCAGCGCGCCGACGTGTTCGCCGGAGCACAGCTTGGGCAGGTACTTGAGCTTCTGCTCGTGGGTGCCGTTCTTGCGGATCTGGTTGAGGCACAGGTTGGAGTGGGCGCCATAGGACAGGCCGACCGAGGCGGACGCGCGGCTGATCTCTTCCATGGCCACCACGTGAGCCAGGTAGCCCATGTTGGTGCCGCCGTACTCCTCTTCCACGGTCATGCCCAGCAGGCCCATGTCGCCGAACTTGCGCCACATGTCCATGGGGAACTCGTTATCGCGGTCGATCTGGGCGGCACGCGGAGCCAGTTCGGCTTGGGCGAACTGGTAGACGGAGTCGCGCAGCATGTCGATGGTCTCGCCGAGACCGAAGTTGAGGGTGGGATAGCTCATCGTTACACCTGTGCTTGTCATTGTCGGTGAGTGGGGGAGGGGTCAGGCGTTGACGCCCTGTTTGCGTTCGGTTTCGGCCAGAGCCGCCAGGCAGCGTTCCTCGGCCGTATCCAGTTCCAGTTGCATCTGCCGGATATCCAGCAACTGCTGTTCAAGCTGCGCGCGGCGCGCGGCGATCTTGCCCATGAAGGTTTCCAGCTGCTTGCGATTGCCGCTGCTGGGGTCGTAGAGGTCGATCAGCTCCTTGCATTCGGCCAGCGAGAAGCCGATGCGCTTGCCGCGCAGGATGAGCTTCAGCGCCACCAGGTCCTTCGGGCTGTAGATGCGTTCCTGGCCCTTGCGCTCGGGGCTGAGCATGCCCTGCTCCTCGTAGAAGCGGATGGCGCGGGTGGTGACGTCCAGTTCGCGGGCCAGGTCGGAAATGCTGTAGGTGATGGACATGGAAGGGGCCGTCTCTGTGTTTACCTTTACGTTAACGTAAACCTGTGCCAACCTGACTGTCAACTACGCACCGCAAAGGCTGGCGATGGCCGGAATGGCTTGATACCTGCTCCTTGCAGGGGAAAGGGCCCGCTCTTTACGGACGCGGGCCGGGGGTGTAGACAT is part of the Pseudomonas lalkuanensis genome and harbors:
- a CDS encoding isovaleryl-CoA dehydrogenase → MSYPTLNFGLGETIDMLRDSVYQFAQAELAPRAAQIDRDNEFPMDMWRKFGDMGLLGMTVEEEYGGTNMGYLAHVVAMEEISRASASVGLSYGAHSNLCLNQIRKNGTHEQKLKYLPKLCSGEHVGALAMSEPNAGSDVVSMKLRAEKKGDRYVLNGNKMWITNGPDANTYVIYAKTDVNAGSRGMTAFIVERDYKGFSRHQKLDKLGMRGSNTCELVFEDVEVPEENILGAEGRGVAVLMSGLDYERTVLSGGPTGIMSACMDVVLPYVHERQQFKQSIGEFQLVQGKLADMYAGMNASKSYLYNVAKACDRGEESRKDAAAVILYTAEMATRMALDTIQLLGGNGYTNEYPAGRLLRDAKLYEIGAGTSEIRRMLIGRELYNETR
- a CDS encoding MerR family transcriptional regulator, with the translated sequence MSITYSISDLARELDVTTRAIRFYEEQGMLSPERKGQERIYSPKDLVALKLILRGKRIGFSLAECKELIDLYDPSSGNRKQLETFMGKIAARRAQLEQQLLDIRQMQLELDTAEERCLAALAETERKQGVNA